The Nostoc sp. 'Peltigera membranacea cyanobiont' N6 genome contains the following window.
TTGATTGCCGCGATCGCTGGATGTGGTGCTTTGATCACAGGTTATCTCACCATAGAAAAGTTAACAGGAGGCAGTGCAGCTTGTGTAGCAGAGGCTGGTGCTAAGGGCTGTAATGATGTGCTTTCTAGTCCTTGGGCAACAGTTCTTGGTCAGCCATTAGCTTTGTTTGGGTTGTTGGCATACATCAGTATGGCGATCTTGGCTTTAGCTCCCTTGGTATTTAACTCAGGGGAAAACAATAGCCGCAAACAATTAGAAAATTTGACGTGGTGGTTGCTGCTAGTGGGTGCGATCGCTATGTCCGTCTTTAGCGGCTACTTAATGTACGTGTTAGCATCTCAAATCAAAGCTATTTGTCCTTACTGTATCGGTTCAGCTTTGTTCTCTGTGAGTCTTTTGGTACTAACGATTATGGGTCGCACTTGGGAGGATATTGGACAAATCTTATTTACTGCCATAATTGTGGGGATGGTAACGCTGATTGGCACTTTAGGCGTTTATGCTGGCGTGAATCAATCAAATGTTACACCTGGAACTCCTGGACAACCCGTTAAAATTACCTTTAATTCCAAAGGAGACCCTAACCCAGCCTTCGGTTGGGAAGTTACTACTACTTCTGGTGAGGCAGAAATAGCCTTAGCAAGCCATCTAGCAAAAATAGGCGCGAAGGAATATAGTGCTTACTGGTGTCCTCACTGCCACGAACAAAAGATGCTTTTTGGTAAAGAAGCCGAGGAAATAATCAACAAAGATGTTAAGGTAGAGTGCGCTCCCGAAGGACTCAATGCTCAAACTGAACTATGTAAGTCCGCAAAAATTGAAGGCTTCCCCACTTGGATCGTTAATGGTAAAAGCTATAGTGGAGTCCAAAATTTAGAGGAACTAGCAAAAGTTTCTGGTTACACAGGGTCTCGGAACTTCAAGTATTTCAAGTAGTTACTTACCTTCAAGAAGTCTCAGCTATGGTCTACACTGAGCTAGCGATAAGATGTAGCTCACATCCCAGATCAAGAGTCTTGAGTACAGTCAACTGCATGAATACAGCAAAGTCTGTTTCCAGTTGGCTTTTTTGTTTTTGGTAATAGATAATAGGTGTTGTCCAATACCCAATAACCAATTCTCTTACCAATTCTCTTGTGGCTTTTATCCGCAAACACCTAAGAGGATGTTTGAAAAGTCCACTTATTGGTATCAAAAGTTTTAGATCCCCCTAAATCCCCCTTAAAAAGGGGGACTTTGATTCCGGTTCCCCCTTTTTTAAGGGGGGTTAGGGGGGATCAACAAGTGCCTAAAATCACAGCCAAAGACTTTTCAAACAACCTCTAAAGCTCAAGGAAATTAATCAAGATTTATACTTAATTTGTGCCGATAGCCAAAAAAGTCCCAGTTGCTGTTTGGTAAGATAACTAGCCTGAATATATGGCGATACATTCACAAGCATAGGACTCATATCTGATTTTTGAACAATATTTCAGATGAAACCCTTATAAAAGGGGCTTTCCAGTCTCAGGATGTTTTCAGAAATCAAATCGGAATCTTATACCAGATGTCTTTGAGAACCTTGCTGAGTTGAAAAAACTCTTAGAAACTCTATCGATCTCTCCTTTGAGCTATGTTAGTCCGATAGTTAATATCTATAGGAAATAGAGAATATTTCTCCCCACTAGGTAATGGGAATGAATCAGCAGCTAGACAAGCGTTTTGTAAAGTTAATCTTTAGACTCAAACAATCGCTTAGTCGAGGACACAGAGAATTGATTACTGCCGTCAGCGTAGCAGTCTGCGTTCTGCTTTTGCACTCCATCGGATTATTGCAATCTTTGGAGTTGGCAGCTTTGGATCAATTTTTTCGCTTACGTCCAAATGAACCGCCAGAAGAGCGGATTACGATTGTAGTGATTGATGAATCCTATTTAAACGAAATACGTTCGTGGCCGATTCCAGATACGAAGATTGCCCAGTTGTTGCAAAAATTAAATGTTCACAAACCCCTTGCCGTTGGCTTAGATATCTACAGAAATTTGCCAGTAGAGCCAGGGAACCAAGAACTGCGTAATGTTTATCAGTCAATGACCAACTTAATTGGTATTGAGCTATTGACAAATGACAAAAACAAAAACATTAGTGTTTTGCCTCCACAGGGACTGAATCAGAATCAAGTGGGCTTTAATAACCTGCTGTACGATCTTGATGGTAAAGTACGTCGCAGTTTATTGTATTGGTACGTTGATAATCAGCCACACGAAAGTTTTGCTTTGAAGTTGGCTTTATTGTATTTAAAGTCAAAGGGAATTACCCCCACCAAAGCAAAAAACAACCCTGAGTATTTGCAATTAGGTAAAGCAGCATTTACTCGTTTTGAGGCTAATGATGGTGCTTATGTGGGAGCTGACGACAGAGGCTACCAACTTTTGACCAATTTTCCCAAACCCAAATGTCAAGGTTCATCTAAAGAATTGTGTAATTTTCGCCAGGTATCGATGAGAGATGTACTGGCAGATAAAGTTAAAGAAAACTTAATTAAAGATCGGATTGTACTTATTGGCTCCACCGCACCCAGTCTCCAAGATTTTGTATTCATTCCCTATTCCAGTAGTCTAATGGGTACGGCAAAGCCTGTACCTGGTATTCAACTGCAAGCTTATTTTATTAGTGAGTTAATCTCAGCAGCTGTTAGTGGACGGCCCTTACTCAAGGTCTGGCCTGACTTAGTAGAAGATTTGTGGATTTTTGTCTGGTCTTATCTAGGAGCCGTGACTACATGGCGGATACTACACGCAACGAGAGGTCTGCTCAGTATCTTAGTTTCTTGTTTTGTATTGACCCTGAGTGCATACCTTGCTTTTTTGTATGGTTGGTGGATACCGCTCATTCCCTCACTTTTTAGCTTTGGCAGTTCAGCTATATGGATGACCAGTCATATTGCCCACATGCAGGAAGAGTGGAAACGTTCCAAAGAATTTTTGTATCACGTCATTAACACGATTCCCGATCCAATTTTTGTGAAAAATGAGCAACACCAGTGGATTGTTTTAAATGAGGCGTATTGTCGATTTATCGGTTATCCGAATAAGTTGTTAATTGAAAAGTCAGACTATGACTTTTTCCCTAAACATGAGGCTGATGTGTTTCGACAACAGGACAATCTTGTATTTCGGACTCAAAAACCCCAGGAACATGAAGAAGAATTTACAAATGCAGATGGACAGACTCATCAAATTGCCACTAAGCGATCGCTCCATAAAGACTCAGCTGGCAATTTCTTTTTAGTTGGGGTTATCCGAGATATTACTCAGCGCAAGCTTATGGAGGAACAACTTAAGCGGACTGCTGCTGAACTATTCCGATCTAACAATGAATTAAAACTCAAAGAAGACCACTTGCGTTATTTGGCGTATCACGACCCCTTGACCGGTTTATCCAATCGCAAATTTTTTGCCGAACAACTTTATGAGTCGTTAAATTGGGCGCAACACAATAACCTCTTGCTGGGACTGCTGTTTATCGATCTAGATGGCTTTAAGCAAGTCAATGATACTCTGGGGCACGAGACGGGCGATCGCTTGCTAATGACTATCGCTGAAAGACTGAGCAACTCTTTACGCGCTAGTGATACAGTTTCTCGTTTGGGCGGCGATGAATTTACTATAATTTTACGGGCAATTCCTAACGTCCAAATAGCGGCTAAGGTCGCCGAAAAAATCTTAAGCAGTATTACTAAGCCAATTGTTTTGGATGGCTATGCAATCCGAATCTCTGCCAGTATTGGCATTAGTGTCTACCCATACAACAGTCAAGACAGTGAAACTTTGATGAAGCAAGCAGATGCAGCAATGTATCGGGCAAAGCATCTGGGTAAAAATCGATACGAGTTTGCTTAATTAGTCAAGGGTCAAGTCTCCAGATTTTTATTTTTTTAGTAAAAATTTTTACCTTATAATTCGGAATTTGGATTTTAAACACATGCAAGGTACGGCCTTGAAAAAGCATTGTGTATATGTCTAGAGATGGTTTTTTAGTCAAGATATAGAGTTAGCAAGGCTTTTTGACCTGATAACCAAAACTAATAATATAGGTAAGCAAGAAATTAGTTCCTAGAAGTAATTAGGAAACAAACATCTTTGCATAATTATTTTTACCATCAAAATCATACTTATACTTAATAGTGCTATTACGGTCTTTTGTATTCCTATACTTTTTTAAACCCTTGCAATATAACAATTATATTATTCTGTCTTTATATCTCTTGACTTTGATAAAAACTTAACTATACAAGAGATTAAGTATTATTTTAGATTTGACCAACTCGCTATTCAGCAGGCATAGTGTTTATACTTAAAAGCATTAAGATATTATTAATAAATAGTGAAGTAGATAAAAAGCTTACAGTGATTCATCAACATATCTAACTTTAGACTGATGTAAAAACGGTTCATTAAGAATATTTCTTAAGTATAGGAATTATTTAATACCAGCAAATTAAAATTTGTGTCCAAGTGAATACCACGATTAGTTGTAAACCACTAGCAATAATTTAATAAAGTTAAAATATTTTTCTCATCAATATAAGTAAATACACGTTAAAAAATAAAACCACCATTAAAAGTCAAAACTAGTAAAATTACTGAGTCTATGAAAACTAACTTCCGAATCACAAAAATCATGATACTATGTATAAGCGCTTACATGCTAATACCAAAAATTGCCGCTTACACGGGTATATCTAGTACTGCAAGTGCTAATACTGGTGGTGCTACTAGCAACAATACTTCAATCACCCATCAAGTCAGTTCTCAAAATTTAAAAGACACATATATCCCACCAAATTATGGTGGCCCTGACAGTCAGCATGGTAGCGGCACTCGCTGATGACCATTTTTGATTTTAAATTTTAGATTGTGGTAAAGTAGCGCGTTCGTGTAGATCGTGTCTTAGACACCACATCTTTTGCTTGGAGATATGCCATCGCTCTTGGGAGGGCATCTATAGTCTTTAAGTGAGTCTCTTGCCTTGGAAAATGCCAAGGGTAATTTATTCAAGATAATAGTGAAGATTTCCACCAATGATGTGTTTGTACAAGGGTATGAACTTGCCAATTTGGGTCTGGTTGCGAATAGTCTAAACGGTAGTGTCCACCTCGGCTTTCGGTTCTAAAAGCAGCACTTTTGAGAATTAAATTAGCCACATCTAATAAATTGCGGGTTTCTGCCCAAAGTCGTAATTGCCGTTCAACATCTGGTAGGTCAAAATTCGCTGGTTCTGCTGGACGTAAAGCAACCAAGAATTGACTTAAAGGCAAGGCAGCAAAATCTTCCTGCCAAGATTCGACAGTGGCGATCGCAGTTTCCAACTTTGATTGCTCCCGACAAATACCAGCATTTTCCCACACCAGACGCGGTAACTTCTCTCTGAGTGCTTCTAGCTGTGCTTGCTGGATGTTTCCCTCGCTAGCATCAACACTAAATTTACGTGATGGTAACACTGGTATTTCTGAGGGCAACCCAATATTTTCTAGCTCAATTTGGCTCATTTGGGCCCCGAACACAATACACTCCAGCAGAGAATTACTGGCAAGACGATTTGCCCCATGTACTCCAGTACTAGCAGTTTCACCCACTGCATACAAACTTTTAATATTTGTGCGATTCATTAGATCCGCGACAATCCCACCCATCCAGTAATGAGCAGCAGGCGCTACAGGAATTGGTTCGTGGAAAACATCAACTCCCCAATGCTGACAAACTTTGATGATGTTGGGAAAGCGGTGACGAATCTTGTCCGCAGGGATCGGGCGCATATCCAACCACACATGGGCAGTCGCCAAATCAACTGCGGTACGTTGTAAATGGCTAAAAATTGCTCTACTGACTACATCTCTGGGTGCGAGTTCACCCGCAGGATGGTAGTCAAAAGCAAAACGCCGCCCTTCGTTATCAACAAGGTGTGCGCCCTCGCCGCGGACAGCTTCGCTAATCAGAAAGCGATCGGCACCAGGTTTAGTCAAGGCTGTGGGATGAAATTGGACAAATTCCAAATCGCGGAGGATGACCCCAGCCCGATATGCGATCGCCACTCCATCACCCGTACTCACCGCCGGGTTAGTGGTTTGGGCAAATACCTGACCGCCGCCACCAGTTGCCAATATCACAGCACTAGCCCTTACCCATGTGATTTTACCTTCATAAAACAGGCTTATTCCCTGACAGCGATCGGTTTCAGGTTCAATCCACAAACTTAAAGCTAAAGCTTGCTGAATGACTTGGATATTCGGGCGACGTAATACTTGGGTGGTGAGGGTGGTGGTAACTTCCCTCCCTGTGGTATCCGCAGCATGGAGAACGCGGTTGCGAGAATGGGCGGCTTCTAAAGTTAAAGCCAAGGCTTGGCCATGACGGTCAAAAGCAACCCCCAAGTTAACTAGGGATTGAATGCAGTTAGGGGCAAGTTGGGCGAGAAATTCTACAGCATTGTGATCGCACAAACCTGCACCTGCCAGGATCGTATCTTCAATGTGTAGCTTAGGAGAATCTTCTGGGGAAACGGCTGCGGCAATACCACCTTGCGCCCAATCACTGGCAGACAAAGCAACAGTTTCTTTGGTAATCAAACCGACTCGCAAAGACTCTGGTAGACACAGCGCCGTGTATAGTCCAGCAGCACCAGCGCCGACTACTAAGACATCAAATTGGCTAGGAATATCTATCTGAGACAAGGTAATGAAGGAGGGGGGAAGAGGGAGCAGGGGGAGCAGGGGAGCAGGGGAGCAGGGGAGCAGAGGGAAAATTTTACTTTCTCCTCTTTGTTTCCCTTGTCTCCGTTATCCTCCTCATCCCATTCATTTTTAATAGAATAATCCCACTCCCTAGAATTAGGAGTGGGCTGCTATTTGCTACATTAACTGCAAGTCAGTTATCTGTAGATGCCGTTGTTAAAGCGATCGTCTCCTTCGTTGAAGGCAGGTTCTAGTTCTGTCACGGTAAACTTATCCAAGTTGGCTTGCAAGGTTTGTTTTTGGCGATCGCTCAATCCTGGAAGATCCAATACATCCTCTACATTTTTGTAGGGAGCATTTGTGATGATTTTCTTAGCCAGGGTGGGATAAAGCCCTGGATACTGTTGAAAAGCTCGGACGTTGGTATTATTCAAATCGATTTTTTTACCAAATTCCGTTCCTAGCTTCTTATCTGCCCGATTCTGCCGCTCAATTGCCAGAATTGGGACTTGAGGAAAAGCAAAACTGTTGAAACTAGCAGCTTGGGCTATCTGAGTTGTTCCCAACAATCCCCAGCAACTAAGTAACAAACTAAACACTGTTAATAAACGCGCCAATCCTTTCACGATTTTCTACCTCTTTCCATCAAACAGAAATAAAAGTTTTAAGCTAAAAGCTGTCATTGGTCATTAGTCATTGGTCATTGGTCATACCTGCGGGTACTCGGTTGGAGAGAATCGCAGAGTAGCCGCTAATGCGTCTACCTTAGAGGACAGAGGACACAGGACAAAGGACAATTGGACTTTGGACAAAACGTGATAGCTTAATTAACACAGCAGTCATCAGAAACTAATATACAGCGTATTAATATCCACAATATTTACCGTTGCTGGGTTTGACTTTATTTTTGGCAAAAACTTTGATCGTCATCAGAGTGCATGTATAGCTGTAATAGGCTTCTATCAACGATCTCGGTAGTGTTCCCTACGATCCAAAATCTTTTCGGGGTGGCTGATTTTACCTTCCAAGCAGACACAAAACCGTGTGATGTTTAATATCGATGACCCTAGCAAGAGGACTTGAGGGTGATGGAGTGTTATGTAATATTTCTTAACTAATTAATTATCTACACCATCATTCTTGATGTGCCGTAGACTGACTGGAAAAAGTTTCGGTGAGAGAAGACCATCGTTGTAACTTTGTGCCTTCTGCCTGGTTCACGCTGCGATCGCAGCTAACAAAAATAGGCTGTCTACCAAAATTGTGCTTAAAACTGCTCCACCAAAGGCATACCAGTGTCTTTGATTTCGACCTAAAGCTAAAATCCCGACTGTTGAAAGCACTAAGGCGAGAATTATTGCCCAACTTTGTCCCCAAGGGGTTTGTACTTGCATCAGGGCATTTTGTAATATTTGTGGTGCGCCATCTGCATCTACTCTCATAATTTGCCGCCAATAGGGCATCAAGTCTGCTAGATAAAAATATACATCTGTTAAAACTGTACCGAGTAAAGAACCTAAATAAAACCAGCTACCCACCTTGCCCCAATTCTTCGCCAGACACCAGCAAGCAAAGGGTAAACCTATAGATTCTACTGGTAGATGCCATAAAGGTTCCCAACGTAACCAGCCCCAGTAAATCGCTCCTGCTAACCAACTCCAGCTAAATCCTAAGAGCAAATCCCCCCAGACATAAGTTGCAGAACGCGACATTAAGGAAAAACTTAGCCACAGCCAAAATGCTGTCAACGCTAAACTCAGAGTTGGTAGCGATCGCACTATTGGCGCTTCTACAAATACTGGCACTGATACCAAAAACACCGCCGCCGCAAACACTAACCAACTTTGTCTAGCAGAAATAGATAAAGGGAGAGAGGCAGAAAAGGAAAGTGTAGATTCCAATTGCCCGATCCCTTGCTGCCCAGTATCAGCCAAATTGAACTCAGTATCAATAGAAGGGGTAGAAGCAGTGTAGGAGGACAGTGTATTATTAATCAAAGTTTTTAATATTTGTTACTAAACTTTATCTTATTTAAGATATCACACTTTAAAATCCACCCCAGGGGCATTGTAATTATACTGAAATTTCCCGGAGTGCTGGTGCAAACCAGACAAAACCGCTCTGTAGTTTCTTGTAGAGAGAGGACTACAGAGAGATGAAGGGTAAAATTTAACAGTTAAAAAGCGAACGATATTAGTCCGTTAAATATTAAAGTTTGATGAACTGCTAAAATTTCGTTGACTTATCGAAGTGGGTGTAAGAACATGGTCAGCGTCTTAGATGATGTTATTGATCGGTAAAATCGGATTTTCGATAAGATTAGGTGCAGTAGAAAGTATATAAAGCAACATCATCATCTAGACAATGTTCATAATGATGTCTAGAACAGGAAAAAGGTATTAATTGCAATGGAGTTTATCCAAGCTTTTATTTTGGGTATCGTTCAAGGGATTACAGAGTTTTTGCCAATCAGTAGCACTGCACATCTTCTGATTTTTACAAAGGTATTTGGTTGGAAAGAACTAGGTTCTAAAGATTTTGTCGATGCCATTCAATTTGGCAGTGTGATCGCAATTGTAGGGTATTTCTGGTCGCTGATTTCTAGTATTGTCAAAGGTGGAATCGAAGCACTAAAACAGAAAGATTGGCAACGTGAAGAATGGAAAATTCTAGTCGGGATTGTAGTAGGAACGTTGCCTGCCTTAATTTTCGGCTTTCTTTTAAAAGACGTTCTACCAGAGAGTGCATTAATTATTGCCATTATGTCAATCATCATGGCGCTTGTATTAGCTTTGGCAGAAAGAATTGGGACTCGCAAGCGAGGTTTTGATTCATTGCAGATTCGGGATGGTATTTTAGTTGGATTGGGACAAACACTTGCCTTAATTCCGGGAGTTTCCCGTTCTGGCTCGACGTTGACAACTGCCTTATTTTTAGGATTAGAACGCGATACAGCAGCGAAATTCTCATTCTTATTAGGATTTCCAACTCTTACCATTGCTACGCTCTATAAAAGTTTGAAAATCTTCAAATTATTTCAAGCTCACCAACTACCCGATAATATTGTTGGACTATTAATTGTAGGGATTATTTCAACCTTTATTTTTTCCTACCTATCAATTGCATTTTTGATCGAGTACTTAAAAACCAAAAACACTTTGATTTTTGTATGGTATAGATTAGCATTTGGCATCACTATCTTAGCTGCGATCGCAGCAGGTTGGAAAGGATAATTTCATAATAGTCATTTGTCATTAGTCATTTGTTTAAAGCTAATGACTAATTACCAATCCCCAATTCCCAATGCCCAATTCCCATGAATACCATTAATCCTGCCCGAATTACCAAGGTTCTTCCCGACTCAATAGCCGCAGAAATTGGCTTTGAGGCTGGGGATGCGATCGTTGCAATCAATGGTACGCGTCCCCGCGATTTAATTGATTATCAGTTTCTGTGTGCTGATGAAGTTTTGGAACTAGAAGTTTTAGATGCTGCTGGTAAAACTCATAGCCTGGAAATCGAAAAAGATTACGACCAAGACTTGGGACTAGAATTTGAAACTGCCCTATTTGACGGCTTAATTCAGTGTAATAATCGCTGTCCATTTTGTTTTATTGACCAACAGCCACCAGGTAAGCGCACCAGCTTGTACTTGAAAGACGACGATTATCGTCTGAGCTTTTTGTACGGTTCTTATCTTACCCTGACTAATTTGCCAGAAAAAGAATGGCAGCGAATTGAGCAAATGCGCTTGTCTCCGTTGTATGTTTCTGTTCATGCTACAGAAGCAGATGTGAGAATTAGACTGCTAAAAAATCCGCGTGCGGGGCAAATTTTGCAACAATTGAAGTGGTTTCAAAAAAGGCGACTACAAATTCATGCTCAAGTTGTTGTTTGTCCTGGTATAAATGATGGCAAACACCTGGAACAAACTCTCAAGGATTTAGCGTCTTTTCATACGGGTGAAGTGCCTGCGGTGGCATCAGTGGCAGTTGTACCAGTTGGGTTGACAAGGTTTCGACCTCCAGAAGACGAACTCATACCCGTAACTAGGGAAAAAGCTCAAGAAGTCATTTCCCAGGTGCAAATCCTCTCAGGGCAATTTTGCCAACAATTCGGTTCTAGCGTTGTTTGGTTAGCCGATGAGTGGTTTTTGATTGCAGGTAAAGAATTACCCAGCGAATCAGAATATGAAGAATATCCCCAAATTGATAACGGAGTTGGTTCGATTCAATTATTTATCAAACAATTTGCCACCGTTGCAGCAGAATTACTTCCGCCAAAAGTATATCCTCAAAGAAAATTAACTTGGGTCGTAGGCAACGCCGTAGAAAAAGCATTTCAACCTATTTTGAAACGCTTAAATTCTGTTGAAGGTTTAGAAGTAAATATGCGTGCTTTATGTAGTGATTATTGGGGACAAACTATCAGTGTAACCGGATTGCTAACTGGTCATGATTTGCTTTTAAATTTGGAAGGCGAAGATTTAGGTGATGGGATTTTGCTACCCAATGTCATGTTAAAAAATGGTGAATTAGTGTTTTTAGATGATATGAGGATTGAAGAATTAGCTAGTAGACTAAATACAAAAATTTTCCCAGTAGCAGGAGTGGAAGATTTAATCAAAAACTGTATTTTTAATTATGCTCAGGTTTAGTTATAAAAGATCAGTTGTTTTTCGGAGGTAATTTATTGTTATGCTGGATGATAAATAAGAAGTAATGCCTAATAATTAATCCACTGAGGAGTCAGTAGTGAAGAATCGGAAAGAGTATCAAAAAAAGGCAAATTCACAAATAAAAAAAGCCGGATTCTTCATTTTAAGTTTTAACTTTTTAATTTTAAATAGTTTTAGTATTTTGCCAGTGACGGCGGCGACTGAAGAACCTGTATTGAGCGTAGTGCATAGCCCAGAAAATGCGAATCAATGGACAGGGATAACTGACCGCTTGCAGACAATAGGGGTGAAATATTGTGTAATCCCCCTAAATGATGTCAAGAGTGGGGCAGATTGGGGCGATCGCCGGGTATTATTTTTGCCAAATGTCGAGACATTAACGCCAACCCAAGCGATCGCTCTCGAAGAATGGATGAGTAAGGGAGGGCGCTTGATTGCTAGTGGCCCCTTGGGTAGTTTGTCATCGGCAGGAGTGCGGCAGTTATTGCGATCGCTCTTGGGAGGTTATTGGGGATTCAGCCTTAGTGATACAGAACAGATCAAACCCATAAAAACTAATACCCCAGAATGGGCAAATCAAACTGAACTCTTTGGCAAAATACGCGGCGGCGTTGTGATTCCGAATGATATGGGGGCTGAATCTGCTGCTGTTTGGAATTCCAAAGATAATCCAGCCGCAGTAGTAACAACTGAGCGTTCCACCTTTTTTGGCTGGCGCTGGGGAACAGATACAGCCTCAGCAGCAGCATTAGATAATGCCTGG
Protein-coding sequences here:
- a CDS encoding DUF3120 domain-containing protein, producing the protein MINNTLSSYTASTPSIDTEFNLADTGQQGIGQLESTLSFSASLPLSISARQSWLVFAAAVFLVSVPVFVEAPIVRSLPTLSLALTAFWLWLSFSLMSRSATYVWGDLLLGFSWSWLAGAIYWGWLRWEPLWHLPVESIGLPFACWCLAKNWGKVGSWFYLGSLLGTVLTDVYFYLADLMPYWRQIMRVDADGAPQILQNALMQVQTPWGQSWAIILALVLSTVGILALGRNQRHWYAFGGAVLSTILVDSLFLLAAIAA
- a CDS encoding CHASE2 domain-containing protein → MNQQLDKRFVKLIFRLKQSLSRGHRELITAVSVAVCVLLLHSIGLLQSLELAALDQFFRLRPNEPPEERITIVVIDESYLNEIRSWPIPDTKIAQLLQKLNVHKPLAVGLDIYRNLPVEPGNQELRNVYQSMTNLIGIELLTNDKNKNISVLPPQGLNQNQVGFNNLLYDLDGKVRRSLLYWYVDNQPHESFALKLALLYLKSKGITPTKAKNNPEYLQLGKAAFTRFEANDGAYVGADDRGYQLLTNFPKPKCQGSSKELCNFRQVSMRDVLADKVKENLIKDRIVLIGSTAPSLQDFVFIPYSSSLMGTAKPVPGIQLQAYFISELISAAVSGRPLLKVWPDLVEDLWIFVWSYLGAVTTWRILHATRGLLSILVSCFVLTLSAYLAFLYGWWIPLIPSLFSFGSSAIWMTSHIAHMQEEWKRSKEFLYHVINTIPDPIFVKNEQHQWIVLNEAYCRFIGYPNKLLIEKSDYDFFPKHEADVFRQQDNLVFRTQKPQEHEEEFTNADGQTHQIATKRSLHKDSAGNFFLVGVIRDITQRKLMEEQLKRTAAELFRSNNELKLKEDHLRYLAYHDPLTGLSNRKFFAEQLYESLNWAQHNNLLLGLLFIDLDGFKQVNDTLGHETGDRLLMTIAERLSNSLRASDTVSRLGGDEFTIILRAIPNVQIAAKVAEKILSSITKPIVLDGYAIRISASIGISVYPYNSQDSETLMKQADAAMYRAKHLGKNRYEFA
- a CDS encoding TIGR03279 family radical SAM protein, with product MNTINPARITKVLPDSIAAEIGFEAGDAIVAINGTRPRDLIDYQFLCADEVLELEVLDAAGKTHSLEIEKDYDQDLGLEFETALFDGLIQCNNRCPFCFIDQQPPGKRTSLYLKDDDYRLSFLYGSYLTLTNLPEKEWQRIEQMRLSPLYVSVHATEADVRIRLLKNPRAGQILQQLKWFQKRRLQIHAQVVVCPGINDGKHLEQTLKDLASFHTGEVPAVASVAVVPVGLTRFRPPEDELIPVTREKAQEVISQVQILSGQFCQQFGSSVVWLADEWFLIAGKELPSESEYEEYPQIDNGVGSIQLFIKQFATVAAELLPPKVYPQRKLTWVVGNAVEKAFQPILKRLNSVEGLEVNMRALCSDYWGQTISVTGLLTGHDLLLNLEGEDLGDGILLPNVMLKNGELVFLDDMRIEELASRLNTKIFPVAGVEDLIKNCIFNYAQV
- the psbU gene encoding photosystem II complex extrinsic protein PsbU → MKGLARLLTVFSLLLSCWGLLGTTQIAQAASFNSFAFPQVPILAIERQNRADKKLGTEFGKKIDLNNTNVRAFQQYPGLYPTLAKKIITNAPYKNVEDVLDLPGLSDRQKQTLQANLDKFTVTELEPAFNEGDDRFNNGIYR
- a CDS encoding vitamin K epoxide reductase family protein, translated to MIRRRSTPWIHKWSRPLIAAIAGCGALITGYLTIEKLTGGSAACVAEAGAKGCNDVLSSPWATVLGQPLALFGLLAYISMAILALAPLVFNSGENNSRKQLENLTWWLLLVGAIAMSVFSGYLMYVLASQIKAICPYCIGSALFSVSLLVLTIMGRTWEDIGQILFTAIIVGMVTLIGTLGVYAGVNQSNVTPGTPGQPVKITFNSKGDPNPAFGWEVTTTSGEAEIALASHLAKIGAKEYSAYWCPHCHEQKMLFGKEAEEIINKDVKVECAPEGLNAQTELCKSAKIEGFPTWIVNGKSYSGVQNLEELAKVSGYTGSRNFKYFK
- the nadB gene encoding L-aspartate oxidase, with the protein product MSQIDIPSQFDVLVVGAGAAGLYTALCLPESLRVGLITKETVALSASDWAQGGIAAAVSPEDSPKLHIEDTILAGAGLCDHNAVEFLAQLAPNCIQSLVNLGVAFDRHGQALALTLEAAHSRNRVLHAADTTGREVTTTLTTQVLRRPNIQVIQQALALSLWIEPETDRCQGISLFYEGKITWVRASAVILATGGGGQVFAQTTNPAVSTGDGVAIAYRAGVILRDLEFVQFHPTALTKPGADRFLISEAVRGEGAHLVDNEGRRFAFDYHPAGELAPRDVVSRAIFSHLQRTAVDLATAHVWLDMRPIPADKIRHRFPNIIKVCQHWGVDVFHEPIPVAPAAHYWMGGIVADLMNRTNIKSLYAVGETASTGVHGANRLASNSLLECIVFGAQMSQIELENIGLPSEIPVLPSRKFSVDASEGNIQQAQLEALREKLPRLVWENAGICREQSKLETAIATVESWQEDFAALPLSQFLVALRPAEPANFDLPDVERQLRLWAETRNLLDVANLILKSAAFRTESRGGHYRLDYSQPDPNWQVHTLVQTHHWWKSSLLS
- a CDS encoding undecaprenyl-diphosphate phosphatase is translated as MEFIQAFILGIVQGITEFLPISSTAHLLIFTKVFGWKELGSKDFVDAIQFGSVIAIVGYFWSLISSIVKGGIEALKQKDWQREEWKILVGIVVGTLPALIFGFLLKDVLPESALIIAIMSIIMALVLALAERIGTRKRGFDSLQIRDGILVGLGQTLALIPGVSRSGSTLTTALFLGLERDTAAKFSFLLGFPTLTIATLYKSLKIFKLFQAHQLPDNIVGLLIVGIISTFIFSYLSIAFLIEYLKTKNTLIFVWYRLAFGITILAAIAAGWKG